Genomic window (Natronospira proteinivora):
CCGCCCGGAAAGCTCTTATGCTGCGGAGATCGGCCTGCAGGCTGGAAGCCATGACCACAAGCAGATCAATGCGGATGTCACCGGTTCCGTCGGCAATGATGTCTCGGGTCGCTTTACCGCTCTCTTCCGTGACCGGGAAACCCAGACGGATTTCACCGAATCCCAGAGAATCTATATTGCACCCGCCCTGACATTCGATATCTCCGCTGATACCGAACTGACGCTGCTCAGCTACTATCAACAGGACAATATCGACAACCAGAGCACCGGCTTCCTGCCCGCTCAGGGCACCTTGCTGCCCAACCCCCACGGCCAGATTCCTGTCAGCCGGAACATCGGGGAACCGGGACTCAATTTCTTTGACCGGACCCAGTATGGTGTCGGCTACGAATTCACTCATCGCTTCAGTGACAACTTCACGATGCAGCAGAACGTGAAGTATTTCGATCAAGAAGTGGAATCACGGGAAATTTACGGCACCGGTTTCGAGGACATGGATGGCGATGGAGTACCGGATGATTTCCGGACCGTCACCCGCTCCGATTTCCCTTTCAATGAGGAAGTCGACTCATTCAATATCGATACCCGGGGCTATTTCGAACTCAGCGCAGGTGATGTGGACCATACTTTGATGGTCGGCCTGGATCATCGTCAGTACAGCAATCAGTCGGAATCAGGCTTCGACGCCGCACCGTCTATCGACATCTTCGATCCCGAATACGGACAAGCCATTGACGACCCGGCCCTGTTTCCCTTTGCCGACCAGGAGCAGGACCAGACTGGGCTCTACATCCAGGACCAGATCCGTACCGGCAACATGATCATCACCCTTGGTGGTCGACAGGACTGGCTCTCTTCCGAAAATGAAGGCGTATCCACCAGTGAAAGCAAGCTCACCTACCGTGCCGGTATCAACTACCTGTTCGACAACGGCTTCGCTCCCTACGCCCAGACCGCCACGTCCTTCCAGCCGGTCCCAGGCGTGGATGTGTCGGGAAATGCCTTCGACCCCTCCACGGGAACCCAGTACGAGATCGGTCTCAAGCACGATGGTGCCCGGATGGGGGACAACTGGCGCTTCTTCGGTTCGGCCGCGATGTACCAGATCGTCCAGGAGAATGTCCTCACCCCTGACCCTGACAATCCGCTCTTCAGCGTCCAGGCCGGCGAAGTCGAAGTCAGTGGCTTCGAACTGGAAGCCGTCGCCCGCTACCAGCAGCGTCTCAGCTTCAATGCCTCCTACAGCCGGACCGATTCCGAAGTCACCGAGAGCACCGGACCGGACCTGGGCCAACGACTGCCCATGGTACCCAAGCACAAGTTCTCGCTGCTGACCGACTACACCATCCAGGATGGCCCTCTGGCCGGTCTGGGCGTCAATCTCGGCATGCGTTATCTGAGCGCTACTTACGGCGATCCCGCCAATGAATGGCAGGGTGACTCGGTCACCCTGTTCGATACCACAGTCCGCTATGATTACGACTTCTGGCGCTTCGCCCTCAATGTCAGCAACCTTACCGATGAGAGCTATGTTGCCCGCTGCAGCAGCGCCATTGACTGCTTCTACGGCACCGAACGCATGGTGATCGGCAGTGTGACTCGCAGCTTCTGAGTCACCGCCCTTCTGAATCATCGGAGGGGCTAGCAAGGCTGGCCTCTCCGATGAGTGACGGCAAACTGATCATCCCACCACAGAAGACAGATTGGGATTTCTCAATGTTCGTCAGCATGCAATGGAAAAATCCGGTTTTCGCCACCCTGCCCGGCCTTGTCATAGCGATGTACATGGCGGCCACGACCCATGCCGAACTCCCCCTCGCCGGGGAACAGCAGGTCCGTTTCCAGACGGATGAAGGCAGCTGGATCTCCGTCGACATCCACCCCGATGGCGAGACCCTGCTGTTCGACCTCCTCGGCGATCTGTACACGATGCCGCTGGCGGGCGGCAAAGCCGCTCCCCTGTTGGTGGGCCCGGCCTTCGAATCCCAGGCAATCTATTCACCGGACGGACGTCACATCGCCTTCATCAGCGACCGGGACGGCAACGAGAACCTCTGGCTGGCTCGCTCGGACGGGACGCAAGCAAGGCCGCTTTCCCGCCTGGATGACAACACGGAATTCACCTCCCCCGAGTGGTCGGCCGACGGCGAGTCTGTCCTGGTATCCCGGATCCGGCCGGATTTCGGGGCACTGAGGATCTGGCAGTACCCCGTCGATGGGAGCAAGGCCCGCCAGATCACGGAGGCCAGGGAGTCCCCGGAGCAAGCCAGGGAGGAACGGATCAGCACCGTGGGAGCGGCCGCTGCCAGTGACGGCGAATACCTCTACTACGCCCGGCGAGCAGGCTTCGTGAAGCCCGGGGGCGAATTCCGGCCCTGGGAGATCGTCCGGCGTCACCTGGATTCGGGTCAGGAAACGGCCATCATCACGGCGCCGGGCGGCGCCCTCCGCCCGGTCCTGTCACCCGATGACCGTTTCCTTGCCTATGTCACCCGGCAGGACGGCCAGAGCGCACTTCGTCTGCGTGACCTGGACAACGGGCAGGACCGTGAACTGGCCGCACCGCTCCAGGACGACCAGCAGGATGCCTGGGCCACCATGGATCTCATGCCCCGGCACGCCTTCACGCCGGACGGTGAGTCTCTCGTCTATCACGGCCGGGACGGCAAACTCCGGCGCATCGACATCAATTCCGGCCAGACGCAGATCCTGCCCTTCCAGGTGGACGTCGAGCTGGCCATCGGGCCCTCGATGCACCAGGCCATTGAGGTAGAGACCGGGCCGGTACGGGCACGCCTGATCCAGTCACCGGCCCTGTCACCGGACGGTCAGCGGATTGCCTTTACCGCCATGAGCGGGCTTTACGTCATGGACCTGGAAGAAAAGCAGCCCCGGCGTCTGACCGGGCAAGAGGCCACCGGCTATCACCCCGCCTGGTCGCCGGATGGCGAGCGCATTGTCTATGTCAGCTGGAGCGCCCGTGACGGTGGGCATATTCGCCAGGTCGCTGCCGACGGCGGGGCCTCCCGCCGTCTGACCGACGCCTCTGCCTATTACACCCATCCGGTCTTCACACCGGAGGGTGAAGCCGTCATTGCCCTGAAATCCGGCCACCAGGAGCGTCTGGATCAGGCCATGGAATATGGCGTCTTCCGCGAGGCCGAGATCATTCGCCTGCCCGTTGATGGCGGCCCCGCGGACCACCTCACCGCCGGGGCCTACACCGGCCCGGTCCAGTTCCTCCACGACTCGGAGCGCATCTTTATTTACGGCGAGGACGGCCTCGCCTCCATTGATCGCGACGGCGGAGACCATCGCCTGCATTTCCGGGTCACCGGCCCGTCCTACTATTTCGAGGAAGGCCGCAGCCCCGTCCAGGCACTTCGCCTCCACCCCGACGGCGACCGTGCCCTGGCCGTGATGCGCTCCCAGCTTCATCTGCTGGCCGTCCCTGACAACGTACCGGAGCAGGAAGACCCACCCACCGTGGATCTGGGCGAGGATGAGACCGCCAACCGCCAGATTACCACCGTGGGGGCCGATTATGCCGAGTGGTCGAAGGATGGTAAGACCCTGACCTGGACGGTCGGCGCCCGGTTCCATCGTCGTCCAACAGATTCCTTGCCCCTGACAGGCGAGGCAGAAACCAATGCCCGCATCGAGGCCCACACGGAAAGCACCCTTGTCCACATCGAATACCCCCGGGACCGGCCCGACGGCCACCTGTTGCTGCGCGGGGCGACCGTCATCACCATGCGCGACGATGAAATCATCGAGAATGCGGACATCCTGATTGCCGGCAATCGCATCCAGGCCGTCGGTGAACGCGGTGACATTTCGGTCCCCAAAGGGGCCGACACCCGCGACCTGAGCGGACAGTACATTTTGCCTGGATTCATCGACACCCATGCTCACTGGGCGGACATCCGGCGCGATGTCCACGACCTCGAAAGCCATGGTTTTCTCGCCAACCTGGCCTATGGCGTCACCGCCGGCCTGGACGTCTCGACCCTGACCATCGACATGCTCGCCTACCAGGACATGATCGATGCCGGCCTGATGACCGGCCCACGCGCCTTTTCCACCGGCCCGGCTGTCTTTTCCTTCAATGAGTTTCGGTCCGAACAGGCCGTCCGCGATGTCCTGCGCCGCTACCGGGATCACTACCGGGTTCATAATCTGAAGCAATACCGGGTGGGCAACCGCCAGACCCGCCAGTGGTTTGCCCGTGCCGCCGCCGACATGGGTCTGATGACCACTACCGAAGGCGCCGACAACTTGAAGCTCAGCCTGACCCAGGTCCTGGACGGCTTTGCCGGGCTCGAACACGCTCTGCCACTTGCCAGCCTGGGCGGGGACATTATCGAACTGTTCACTCGTAGCGGCCTGGCCTACTCCCCCACGCTCACCATCAGCGACTCAGCACCCGGCCTCAATCACTTCATCAAGGATGCCGAGCCGGAAAACGACCCCAAGATCCGCCACTTCTTTCCGGAATTCGTAATCCGTGACAAGACCGACGACCTCACCCTGCGCAGCGAAGAACATGCACGGGTCAAGCAGCATGCCGAAAACACGGCCCGCCTGTACCGGGCCGGCGCCCTGGTGGGTGCCGGCAGTCACGGGGAATTCCAGGGAATCGGGTTTCACTGGGAAATGCAGGCGCTGACCCAGGGTGGACTGTCGGCACATGAAGTGCTTCGTATTGCCACCCACGGCTCAAGCCGGGTCATCGGTCGCAGCGGCGACCTGGGCAGTATCGAAGCCGGAAAACTCGCCGACCTGCTCGTCCTCCGGGACAACCCCCTGGACGACATCCACAACACCCTGACCCTCGACTACGTGATGAAAAACGGCCGTCTTCATGAGGCCGACACCCTGGACGAGGTCTGGCCACGAGCACGACCGCTACCCCCACTCTGGTTCCAGGAAGAGTCAGCATGCATCGAATGATCCGACACGCGGCAATACACTCTCTCGGCGCCGTCTCCATCGCCACCATACTGCTGACACCCGTACCCGTAGTGGCGGAGGAATCCGTCAGTCAAGACAGACAAGATAATCTCTGGCAGACAGGCATCGACATCCGCAGTGGTCTGTACGCCAGCGAACAGGAATCCCGGACCGGGGAGACCAGCAGCAACGAGAACTGGCGCACACGCCTGCGCTTCCATGCCGAGCGCTCCCTCAGCCCGACATGGACCGCCAGAGGCCGGATCGCAGGCGTATATACAAACGACCAGGACCAGAGCAGTGCCTTCCTGAGGGCCCATGCCCCCACACGTAGTGGTCTTCGCCCGGGGGACACTACCGTGGATGAGCTCCATCTGGGCTGGCAGCCGCTGGGAGCCGACTGGTCGCTTCGCTTCGGGCGCTTCCAGTCACGCGCCGGTATTCCGGTCGTTCCCGCCAAAGGCATCGACC
Coding sequences:
- a CDS encoding TonB-dependent siderophore receptor, which produces MMKIHTPDSGRFSQLATTGPHVLGKTTVLLIAFSLCTSALAQEGDEEDDYAELDIIQVQAQDYVSTASQTATKTNAPLIEIPQSVTVISRDQIDQLHWTSLDQSVRYTAGATGENFGPDERYDWLTIRGFNPVQYIDGLQAPVGSVNNIGTDLYGFQAVDVLKGPASVLYGQSPPGGIVNMTSRRPESSYAAEIGLQAGSHDHKQINADVTGSVGNDVSGRFTALFRDRETQTDFTESQRIYIAPALTFDISADTELTLLSYYQQDNIDNQSTGFLPAQGTLLPNPHGQIPVSRNIGEPGLNFFDRTQYGVGYEFTHRFSDNFTMQQNVKYFDQEVESREIYGTGFEDMDGDGVPDDFRTVTRSDFPFNEEVDSFNIDTRGYFELSAGDVDHTLMVGLDHRQYSNQSESGFDAAPSIDIFDPEYGQAIDDPALFPFADQEQDQTGLYIQDQIRTGNMIITLGGRQDWLSSENEGVSTSESKLTYRAGINYLFDNGFAPYAQTATSFQPVPGVDVSGNAFDPSTGTQYEIGLKHDGARMGDNWRFFGSAAMYQIVQENVLTPDPDNPLFSVQAGEVEVSGFELEAVARYQQRLSFNASYSRTDSEVTESTGPDLGQRLPMVPKHKFSLLTDYTIQDGPLAGLGVNLGMRYLSATYGDPANEWQGDSVTLFDTTVRYDYDFWRFALNVSNLTDESYVARCSSAIDCFYGTERMVIGSVTRSF
- a CDS encoding amidohydrolase family protein, producing MFVSMQWKNPVFATLPGLVIAMYMAATTHAELPLAGEQQVRFQTDEGSWISVDIHPDGETLLFDLLGDLYTMPLAGGKAAPLLVGPAFESQAIYSPDGRHIAFISDRDGNENLWLARSDGTQARPLSRLDDNTEFTSPEWSADGESVLVSRIRPDFGALRIWQYPVDGSKARQITEARESPEQAREERISTVGAAAASDGEYLYYARRAGFVKPGGEFRPWEIVRRHLDSGQETAIITAPGGALRPVLSPDDRFLAYVTRQDGQSALRLRDLDNGQDRELAAPLQDDQQDAWATMDLMPRHAFTPDGESLVYHGRDGKLRRIDINSGQTQILPFQVDVELAIGPSMHQAIEVETGPVRARLIQSPALSPDGQRIAFTAMSGLYVMDLEEKQPRRLTGQEATGYHPAWSPDGERIVYVSWSARDGGHIRQVAADGGASRRLTDASAYYTHPVFTPEGEAVIALKSGHQERLDQAMEYGVFREAEIIRLPVDGGPADHLTAGAYTGPVQFLHDSERIFIYGEDGLASIDRDGGDHRLHFRVTGPSYYFEEGRSPVQALRLHPDGDRALAVMRSQLHLLAVPDNVPEQEDPPTVDLGEDETANRQITTVGADYAEWSKDGKTLTWTVGARFHRRPTDSLPLTGEAETNARIEAHTESTLVHIEYPRDRPDGHLLLRGATVITMRDDEIIENADILIAGNRIQAVGERGDISVPKGADTRDLSGQYILPGFIDTHAHWADIRRDVHDLESHGFLANLAYGVTAGLDVSTLTIDMLAYQDMIDAGLMTGPRAFSTGPAVFSFNEFRSEQAVRDVLRRYRDHYRVHNLKQYRVGNRQTRQWFARAAADMGLMTTTEGADNLKLSLTQVLDGFAGLEHALPLASLGGDIIELFTRSGLAYSPTLTISDSAPGLNHFIKDAEPENDPKIRHFFPEFVIRDKTDDLTLRSEEHARVKQHAENTARLYRAGALVGAGSHGEFQGIGFHWEMQALTQGGLSAHEVLRIATHGSSRVIGRSGDLGSIEAGKLADLLVLRDNPLDDIHNTLTLDYVMKNGRLHEADTLDEVWPRARPLPPLWFQEESACIE